In one Mesorhizobium australicum genomic region, the following are encoded:
- a CDS encoding efflux RND transporter permease subunit, whose translation MSNPNLGEAPPSDGIAGALTRAFIASPLTPLFLIAAFAFGLVALMSLPREEEPQISVPMVDIRVNAEGLRAEDAVKLIAEPLETIVKGIDGVEHVYSQTQDDGVLVTARFLVGTSADAAVLRIHDKVRANLDRIPVGIAEPLIVGRGIDDVAIVSLTLTPKPDAPQDMDANALTRIARELRTELAKVDDVGLTYLVGDASERIRIAPDPRRLALYGVTLQQLAGKVQGANRAFPTGRVRDGGEQVMLVAGETLKTPTEIGNLLLTTRDGRPVYVRDVATVDFVTDQENMLVSTVTRGADGPIRLPAVTLAIAKRAGSNAVTVAEAVLHRVHELEGSLIPEQVSVELTRDYGETANEKANELLYHLGLATVSIIALVWLAIGRREALVVAVVIPVTILLTLFASWIMGYTLNRVSLFALIFSIGILVDDAIVVIENIARHWGMADGRSRKEAAIAAVAEVGNPTIVATLTVVAALLPMLFVSGMMGPYMSPIPANASAAMIFSFFVAVTVTPWLMLKAAGKAPVAHHDSHSHGGVLGRAYASVARPILASKAKSWTFLLAVGVLTLGSLALFYTKDVTVKLLPFDNKSELSVTIDLPEGSSVEATDAVAQAIANTVLELEEVRSVQTHAGTAAPFNFNGLVRHSYYRADPNMGDVALNLLPKGERGRSSHEIALDIRERIKAVPVPEGTSLKVVEPPPGPPVMATLLAEIYGPDAATRRAVAAKVEAAFRSVPYIVDVDNSYGVAARRLRARISPDDLDFFKVSESDIFDTLAILNGGQTVGYSHRGEGRQPTPIRLERPVSERRVTEDFLTTPIPADLLPGDRGVVELGDVVRIEEEKASYPVFRHNGRPAEMVTAELAGDFEAPLYGMLAVEQALDAQDWTGLPRPEISLHGQPGNDRASTLLWDGEWEVTWVTFRDMGAAFMVALLGIYILVVAQFGSFKVPLVILTPIPLTFIGILGGHWLFGAPFSATSMIGFIALAGIIVRNSILLVDFIRHAPREVPCEGEDDLVETQMSIVAPETGTHGTAPGARMRERGLAEILIEAGAIRFKPILLTALAAMIGAAVILTDPIFQGLAISLLFGLASSTLLTVLVIPAIYRVLRT comes from the coding sequence ATGAGCAATCCCAACCTGGGTGAAGCGCCGCCCTCCGACGGCATCGCGGGTGCGCTGACGCGCGCCTTTATCGCCTCGCCGCTCACACCGCTCTTCCTCATCGCGGCCTTCGCCTTCGGCCTCGTGGCCCTGATGTCATTGCCCCGCGAGGAAGAACCGCAGATTTCCGTGCCGATGGTCGACATCCGCGTGAACGCCGAAGGCTTGCGCGCCGAAGATGCCGTCAAGCTCATCGCCGAACCGCTCGAGACGATCGTCAAGGGCATCGACGGCGTCGAACACGTCTATTCGCAGACGCAGGACGACGGCGTTCTGGTCACGGCGCGTTTCCTGGTCGGCACATCGGCAGACGCCGCGGTGCTGCGCATCCACGACAAGGTCCGCGCCAATCTCGATCGCATTCCGGTCGGGATAGCCGAGCCGCTCATCGTCGGCCGCGGCATCGACGACGTGGCGATCGTCTCGCTGACCCTCACGCCGAAGCCCGACGCGCCGCAGGACATGGACGCGAATGCGCTGACCCGGATCGCGCGCGAGCTCAGGACCGAACTCGCCAAGGTCGACGATGTCGGCCTCACCTATCTCGTCGGCGACGCCAGCGAACGCATCCGCATCGCGCCGGACCCACGACGGCTCGCGCTCTACGGCGTCACGCTGCAGCAGCTCGCGGGCAAGGTGCAGGGCGCGAACAGGGCCTTTCCGACGGGCCGCGTCCGCGACGGCGGCGAACAGGTGATGCTTGTCGCCGGCGAAACGCTGAAGACGCCCACCGAGATCGGCAATCTCCTGCTCACGACGCGCGACGGCCGGCCGGTTTATGTCCGGGACGTCGCAACCGTCGACTTCGTCACGGATCAGGAGAACATGCTCGTGTCGACCGTGACGCGCGGGGCGGACGGTCCGATCCGTCTTCCCGCCGTCACGCTCGCCATCGCCAAGCGCGCAGGCTCGAACGCCGTGACCGTCGCCGAGGCGGTTCTCCATCGGGTGCACGAACTCGAAGGCTCTCTGATCCCCGAGCAGGTGTCGGTCGAGCTCACCCGCGACTATGGCGAAACGGCCAACGAGAAAGCCAACGAACTGCTCTACCACCTGGGGCTGGCGACTGTTTCGATCATCGCGCTGGTCTGGCTGGCGATCGGCCGCCGCGAAGCGCTCGTCGTCGCCGTCGTCATTCCGGTGACGATCCTGCTCACCCTCTTCGCCTCCTGGATCATGGGCTACACGCTCAACCGTGTCTCGCTGTTCGCGCTGATCTTCTCGATCGGCATCCTGGTCGATGACGCCATCGTCGTCATCGAGAACATCGCGCGGCATTGGGGGATGGCCGATGGCCGCAGCCGCAAGGAGGCCGCGATCGCCGCCGTTGCCGAAGTCGGCAATCCGACCATCGTCGCGACGCTGACCGTGGTCGCCGCGCTGCTGCCGATGCTTTTCGTGTCCGGCATGATGGGCCCTTATATGAGCCCGATCCCGGCCAACGCCTCGGCGGCGATGATCTTCTCCTTTTTCGTCGCCGTCACCGTGACCCCGTGGCTGATGCTGAAGGCGGCCGGCAAGGCGCCGGTCGCGCATCACGACAGCCACAGCCATGGCGGCGTCCTCGGCCGCGCCTATGCCTCCGTCGCCCGCCCCATCCTGGCCTCGAAGGCAAAGAGCTGGACCTTTCTGCTCGCCGTCGGCGTGCTGACGCTCGGCTCCCTGGCGCTGTTCTACACCAAGGACGTGACGGTGAAGCTGCTGCCCTTCGACAACAAGTCGGAGCTATCGGTGACGATCGACCTGCCGGAAGGCTCGTCCGTCGAGGCGACCGACGCCGTGGCGCAGGCAATCGCAAATACCGTGCTGGAGCTGGAAGAGGTTCGCTCGGTCCAGACCCATGCCGGCACGGCGGCGCCGTTCAACTTCAACGGCCTCGTCCGGCACTCCTACTACCGCGCCGACCCGAACATGGGAGATGTCGCCCTGAACCTGCTGCCGAAGGGCGAGCGCGGGCGCTCCAGCCATGAGATCGCACTCGACATTCGCGAGCGGATCAAGGCCGTCCCTGTCCCCGAAGGCACAAGCCTGAAGGTGGTCGAGCCGCCGCCGGGACCGCCTGTGATGGCGACGCTTCTCGCCGAGATCTACGGTCCCGACGCCGCGACGCGACGCGCCGTCGCGGCCAAGGTCGAGGCGGCCTTCCGCTCGGTGCCGTACATCGTCGACGTCGACAATTCCTACGGCGTCGCCGCGCGGCGGTTGCGGGCCAGGATTTCCCCAGACGATCTCGACTTCTTCAAGGTGAGCGAGAGCGATATCTTCGACACGCTTGCGATCCTCAACGGCGGCCAGACCGTCGGCTACTCGCATCGCGGCGAAGGCCGTCAGCCGACGCCGATCCGGCTGGAGCGGCCGGTCAGCGAACGTCGCGTCACCGAGGATTTCCTCACCACGCCGATCCCGGCCGACCTTTTGCCGGGCGACCGGGGCGTCGTCGAACTGGGCGACGTGGTGCGGATCGAGGAGGAGAAGGCCTCCTATCCGGTGTTCCGGCACAATGGCCGGCCGGCGGAAATGGTGACCGCCGAACTCGCCGGCGACTTCGAGGCGCCGCTCTATGGCATGCTGGCCGTAGAGCAGGCGCTCGACGCGCAGGACTGGACGGGCCTGCCGCGCCCCGAAATCTCCCTGCATGGCCAGCCGGGCAACGACCGGGCCTCGACCCTGCTCTGGGACGGGGAATGGGAAGTCACCTGGGTGACCTTCCGCGACATGGGTGCCGCCTTCATGGTGGCGCTGCTCGGCATCTACATCCTCGTCGTCGCGCAGTTTGGCTCGTTCAAGGTGCCGCTGGTCATCTTGACGCCGATCCCGCTGACCTTCATCGGCATCCTCGGCGGCCATTGGCTGTTCGGCGCCCCCTTCTCGGCGACCTCGATGATCGGCTTCATCGCACTTGCCGGCATCATCGTGCGCAACTCGATCCTGCTGGTGGATTTCATCCGTCACGCCCCGCGCGAGGTACCTTGCGAAGGCGAGGACGACCTCGTCGAGACGCAGATGTCGATTGTTGCGCCCGAGACGGGAACACACGGGACAGCACCGGGAGCCCGCATGCGCGAGCGCGGCCTGGCCGAGATCCTGATCGAGGCCGGTGCGATCCGCTTCAAGCCGATCCTGCTCACGGCGCTCGCTGCGATGATCGGCGCGGCGGTGATCCTGACGGATCCGATCTTCCAGGGTCTCGCGATCTCGCTGCTCTTCGGCCTGGCCTCGTCGACCTTGCTGACGGTGCTTGTCATCCCGGCGATCTACCGGGTGCTGCGGACCTGA
- a CDS encoding YgaP family membrane protein, with protein MSLDRTVLAFAGVMVLLSVVLTVWVSPLFVWFTVFIGLNLLQSAFTGLCPAAFVFRKLGIKPGCAF; from the coding sequence ATGAGCCTCGATAGAACCGTTCTCGCATTCGCCGGCGTCATGGTGCTGCTCTCCGTCGTGTTGACGGTTTGGGTGTCGCCGCTCTTCGTCTGGTTCACCGTCTTCATCGGCCTGAACCTCCTCCAGTCGGCCTTCACCGGCCTCTGTCCGGCCGCCTTCGTGTTCAGGAAGCTCGGCATCAAGCCGGGCTGCGCCTTCTGA
- a CDS encoding ArsR/SmtB family transcription factor: protein MMLAQTMMIDTEKLDANAREAASLLAAMANENRLRILCRLLEGEVSVNELAEQVGMNQSALSQQLGKLRALRLVDTRRDARQIYYHLASPEVSKVLETLYGIYCEPGMGSAA from the coding sequence ATGATGTTGGCGCAAACGATGATGATCGACACCGAGAAGCTGGACGCAAACGCCCGCGAGGCAGCAAGTCTGCTCGCGGCGATGGCGAACGAGAACCGGCTGCGGATCCTGTGCCGACTGCTGGAAGGCGAGGTGAGCGTGAACGAGCTTGCCGAGCAGGTCGGAATGAACCAGTCGGCGCTGTCGCAGCAGCTCGGCAAGCTGCGTGCGTTGAGGCTGGTCGACACACGCCGGGATGCGAGGCAGATCTACTATCACCTCGCTTCGCCCGAGGTGAGCAAGGTCCTCGAAACGCTCTACGGCATCTATTGCGAGCCCGGCATGGGTTCTGCGGCCTGA
- a CDS encoding efflux RND transporter periplasmic adaptor subunit: protein MRAPLALVAVLAATPAFAGTFEVQPVSTTEWKAVYGRIEARDLAAARARIGGTVVEMLVTEGDPVVQGQKIAVIRDDKLAFQVAAVDAQLAALTAQLERAQAELTRGQALIDKGVVTAQRLDQLRTDVEVARNQITAAEAQKSVIVQQEAEGTVLAPLDGRVLTTPVTRNGVVMAGEAVATVGGGGFYLRLAVPERHAAGLEQGAEIRVTTEKGEMSGRLAKIYPQIENGRVVADVDATGLDTAFVDARVLVELPVGKRAVLLVPASAVSNRFGIDFIRVDTSQGPVERAVVTGGQVERDGVLMVEVVTGLTAGEQVVVP from the coding sequence ATGCGCGCCCCGCTTGCTCTCGTCGCAGTCCTTGCCGCTACACCCGCCTTTGCCGGCACCTTCGAAGTGCAGCCCGTTTCGACCACGGAATGGAAAGCCGTCTACGGCCGCATAGAGGCACGGGATCTCGCCGCGGCGCGGGCGCGCATCGGCGGCACCGTGGTCGAGATGCTCGTGACCGAGGGCGACCCGGTGGTTCAGGGCCAGAAGATCGCGGTGATCCGCGACGACAAGCTTGCCTTCCAGGTCGCGGCGGTCGACGCGCAGCTGGCTGCGCTGACTGCCCAGCTCGAGCGCGCCCAGGCCGAACTCACCCGGGGCCAGGCCTTGATCGACAAGGGCGTCGTCACCGCCCAGCGCCTCGACCAGTTGAGGACGGATGTCGAGGTCGCGCGCAATCAGATCACGGCGGCCGAGGCGCAGAAGTCCGTCATCGTCCAGCAGGAGGCCGAAGGCACGGTGCTCGCGCCGCTCGACGGGCGGGTGCTGACGACGCCGGTAACGCGCAATGGCGTCGTGATGGCGGGCGAGGCCGTCGCGACGGTGGGCGGCGGCGGCTTCTACCTGCGGCTTGCCGTGCCCGAACGGCATGCGGCCGGGCTGGAACAGGGCGCCGAAATCCGCGTCACCACCGAAAAGGGTGAGATGTCGGGCCGGCTGGCGAAGATCTATCCGCAGATCGAAAACGGTCGAGTGGTCGCGGATGTCGATGCCACGGGGCTCGACACGGCCTTCGTCGACGCCCGCGTTCTGGTCGAGCTTCCGGTCGGCAAGCGCGCTGTCCTTCTCGTCCCAGCCAGCGCCGTCAGCAACCGCTTCGGCATCGATTTCATCCGTGTCGACACCAGCCAAGGTCCGGTCGAGCGCGCGGTCGTCACCGGCGGGCAGGTCGAAAGGGATGGCGTTCTGATGGTCGAGGTCGTGACCGGTCTCACCGCAGGAGAACAGGTGGTCGTGCCATGA
- a CDS encoding Lrp/AsnC family transcriptional regulator: MTEIDEFDLKILTFLQSSTDLSQRELAERVGLSQNACWRRLQRLTSEGLITGTQTRVDLAAIGLDLTVFVMVRTRHHSKEWLEAFRRHVERIPEVVDFYRIGGDWDYLIKVVTRGMGGYDDFYQKLVDGQDLATVTGFFAMETIIDNRPVNLGKVRTAGASRGKSPRRA; the protein is encoded by the coding sequence ATGACTGAAATCGATGAGTTTGATCTGAAGATCCTTACCTTTCTTCAGTCGTCGACCGATCTTTCCCAGCGCGAGCTCGCCGAGCGTGTCGGCCTGTCGCAGAATGCCTGCTGGCGACGGCTGCAGCGATTGACGTCGGAAGGGCTGATCACGGGCACGCAGACGCGGGTCGACCTCGCGGCGATCGGCCTGGATCTCACCGTGTTCGTGATGGTGCGCACCCGGCATCACTCGAAGGAATGGCTCGAAGCGTTCCGCCGCCATGTCGAGCGAATTCCCGAAGTCGTCGACTTCTACCGCATCGGCGGCGACTGGGACTACCTCATCAAGGTCGTCACGCGCGGCATGGGCGGATATGACGACTTCTACCAGAAGCTGGTCGACGGCCAGGATCTCGCCACGGTGACCGGCTTCTTCGCGATGGAAACGATCATCGACAACCGGCCGGTCAATCTGGGCAAGGTGCGCACAGCCGGCGCGTCGCGAGGGAAGTCCCCGCGGCGAGCCTAA